One stretch of Streptomyces sp. MMBL 11-1 DNA includes these proteins:
- a CDS encoding peptidase S26 family protein: MIVRLARRLLRTRLLAVTVTGPSMEPALHDGDRVLVRRGPRRVARGDVVVLEPPSGARDEGLTREGLIIKRIAAGPGDPVPALMAERLDVPPGSVVPSGHYLVLGDNQPVSLDSRRFGYVPRTLLTGRVIRPLPRHTPVRPGGSGPGQEPPGTRRGLLPRARRESRDST, translated from the coding sequence GTGATCGTGCGCCTCGCCCGCCGTCTGCTGCGGACCCGCCTGCTGGCCGTCACCGTCACCGGCCCGAGCATGGAACCCGCCCTCCACGACGGGGACCGCGTCCTGGTGCGCCGTGGCCCGCGCCGGGTGGCCCGGGGCGATGTCGTCGTCCTCGAACCGCCCTCCGGCGCGCGGGACGAGGGGCTCACGCGCGAGGGCCTGATCATCAAACGGATCGCCGCCGGCCCCGGCGACCCGGTCCCCGCGCTCATGGCCGAGCGGCTGGACGTCCCGCCCGGCTCGGTCGTGCCTTCCGGCCACTACCTGGTCCTGGGCGACAACCAGCCCGTGAGCCTCGACTCCCGCCGCTTCGGCTATGTCCCCCGCACTCTGCTGACCGGCAGGGTGATACGCCCCCTGCCTCGGCACACCCCCGTACGTCCCGGCGGATCAGGACCCGGGCAGGAGCCGCCGGGCACGCGCCGAGGGCTGTTGCCGCGCGCCCGCCGGGAATCGCGGGACAGCACTTGA
- the dapD gene encoding 2,3,4,5-tetrahydropyridine-2,6-dicarboxylate N-succinyltransferase, whose protein sequence is MTDTTSQGSARTTGAVAAGLATVAGDGTVLDTWFPAPELTSDPGPAGTTRLSPDEAVNRLGEGAAKALGVDARRGVEIVAVSTVISSLDDKPLDAHDAYLRLHLLSHRLVRPHGQNLDGLFGLLANVAWTSLGPVAVDDLERVRLNARAEGLHLQVTSVDKFPRMTDYVAPKGVRVADADRVRLGAHLAAGTTVMHEGFVNFNAGTLGTSMVEGRISAGVVVGDGSDIGGGASTMGTLSGGGTERIVIGERCLVGAEAGVGIALGDECVVEAGLYVTAGTRITLPDGQVVKARELSGASNILFRRNSVTGTVEARPNNAVWGGLNEVLHAHN, encoded by the coding sequence ATGACCGACACGACTTCCCAGGGTTCTGCCCGCACCACCGGCGCCGTCGCCGCCGGCCTCGCCACCGTCGCCGGTGACGGCACCGTCCTCGACACCTGGTTCCCCGCCCCCGAGCTGACCTCCGACCCCGGCCCGGCCGGTACGACGCGCCTCAGCCCGGACGAGGCGGTCAACCGGCTCGGTGAGGGCGCCGCCAAGGCCCTCGGCGTGGACGCCCGGCGCGGCGTCGAGATCGTCGCCGTGTCCACGGTCATCTCCTCGCTCGACGACAAGCCGCTCGACGCGCACGACGCCTACCTGCGCCTGCACCTGCTCTCGCACCGGCTCGTCCGGCCGCACGGCCAGAACCTGGACGGGCTCTTCGGGCTGCTCGCCAACGTCGCCTGGACCTCGCTCGGCCCGGTCGCCGTCGACGACCTGGAGCGCGTGCGGCTCAACGCCCGCGCCGAGGGCCTGCACCTCCAGGTCACCTCGGTCGACAAGTTCCCCCGGATGACGGACTACGTCGCCCCCAAGGGCGTACGCGTCGCCGACGCCGACCGCGTCCGGCTCGGCGCGCACCTCGCCGCCGGGACCACCGTCATGCACGAGGGCTTCGTCAACTTCAACGCGGGCACCCTCGGCACCTCCATGGTCGAGGGCCGCATCTCCGCGGGCGTCGTTGTCGGCGACGGCTCGGACATCGGCGGCGGCGCGTCCACCATGGGCACCCTCTCCGGCGGCGGCACGGAGCGCATCGTCATCGGCGAGCGCTGCCTGGTCGGCGCGGAAGCGGGCGTCGGGATCGCGCTCGGCGACGAGTGCGTCGTCGAGGCCGGTCTCTACGTCACCGCCGGCACGCGGATCACGCTGCCGGACGGCCAGGTCGTCAAGGCCCGCGAGCTGTCCGGCGCCTCCAACATCCTCTTCCGCCGCAACTCGGTCACCGGCACCGTCGAGGCCCGCCCGAACAACGCGGTGTGGGGCGGGCTCAACGAGGTCCTGCACGCCCACAACTGA